The following are encoded together in the Bradyrhizobium genosp. L genome:
- a CDS encoding DUF5132 domain-containing protein, with product MNPNTNGSSHETSFHEDAVDDTAEEGNGVAKTVAVVAVVAAGAAVFEAALLPGLALGVAAVAAPKYLPKLGAALNPLFKSTVRGTYKMAQKSREMFAEAQEQVHDIVAEVKAEKDAPAPKAADGRSPA from the coding sequence ATGAATCCGAACACCAATGGTAGCAGTCACGAGACCTCCTTCCACGAAGACGCGGTCGACGACACCGCCGAGGAAGGCAACGGCGTCGCCAAGACGGTGGCCGTGGTCGCGGTGGTCGCCGCGGGCGCTGCCGTGTTCGAGGCCGCCCTGCTCCCGGGACTTGCACTCGGCGTCGCCGCGGTCGCCGCACCCAAATATCTGCCGAAGCTCGGCGCCGCCCTCAATCCGCTGTTCAAGTCGACCGTTCGCGGCACCTACAAGATGGCGCAGAAGTCGCGCGAGATGTTCGCCGAGGCGCAGGAGCAGGTGCACGACATCGTCGCCGAGGTGAAGGCCGAGAAGGACGCGCCGGCGCCCAAGGCCGCCGACGGCCGGTCCCCGGCCTGA
- a CDS encoding cytochrome P450 — MSTAPHFDVDVTAFWQDPYPALARMRKDAPIAFVPQLGSTLLCCRDDIFVSEKQIDVFSSHQPEGLMNRLMGHNMMRKDGDAHMNERKAIFPAISPKTVRSHWTAQFERHAQRILDELDPDGVVDFVQAFALPFSAECLKSITGLTNMRFQDMNAWSQGMIDGIANYTGDPAIEARCHAATSGIDAHIDDMVPLLRKTPDLSLLGVMLQTDMPMESIRANIKLAISGGQNEPRDAIAGTVWALLTHPEQLALASSGAIPWLHVFEEYARWISPIGMSPRRIAKPWTIRDVAFEPNERVFLMFGSANRDEKHFDRPDAFDVRRDASKSIAFGAGPHFCAGAWASRAMVADVALPAIFGRLKNLRLVEDRPPRIGGWAFRGLLDLPVMWDQQD; from the coding sequence GATGCCCCGATCGCCTTCGTGCCGCAGCTCGGCAGCACGCTGTTGTGCTGCCGCGACGACATCTTCGTCTCGGAGAAGCAGATCGACGTATTCTCGTCGCACCAGCCCGAGGGGCTGATGAACCGGCTGATGGGCCACAACATGATGCGCAAGGATGGCGATGCGCACATGAATGAGCGCAAGGCGATCTTCCCGGCGATCTCGCCGAAGACCGTGAGGTCGCACTGGACCGCGCAGTTCGAGCGCCACGCGCAGCGCATCCTCGATGAGCTCGATCCGGACGGCGTGGTGGATTTCGTGCAGGCCTTTGCGCTGCCGTTCTCGGCCGAATGCCTGAAATCGATCACCGGCCTCACCAATATGCGCTTTCAGGACATGAATGCCTGGTCGCAAGGCATGATCGACGGCATCGCCAACTATACGGGCGACCCCGCCATCGAAGCGCGCTGCCACGCCGCGACCTCCGGCATCGACGCCCATATCGACGACATGGTGCCGCTGCTGCGCAAGACGCCGGATCTCAGCCTGCTCGGCGTGATGCTGCAGACCGACATGCCGATGGAAAGCATCCGCGCCAACATCAAGCTTGCGATCTCGGGCGGGCAGAACGAGCCGCGCGACGCCATCGCCGGCACGGTGTGGGCGCTGTTGACCCATCCCGAGCAGCTCGCGCTCGCCAGCAGCGGTGCCATCCCCTGGCTGCACGTGTTCGAGGAGTATGCCCGCTGGATCTCGCCGATCGGCATGTCGCCGCGGCGGATCGCAAAGCCCTGGACGATCCGGGACGTCGCCTTCGAACCCAATGAACGCGTGTTCCTGATGTTCGGCTCGGCCAATCGCGACGAGAAGCATTTTGACAGGCCGGATGCATTCGACGTCCGTCGCGACGCCAGCAAGAGCATCGCGTTCGGCGCCGGGCCGCATTTCTGCGCCGGCGCCTGGGCGTCGCGCGCCATGGTCGCCGACGTCGCGTTGCCCGCGATCTTCGGCCGACTGAAGAACCTCCGCCTGGTCGAGGACCGGCCGCCGCGGATCGGCGGCTGGGCGTTTCGTGGGCTATTGGACCTGCCGGTGATGTGGGATCAGCAAGACTAG